In one window of Osmia lignaria lignaria isolate PbOS001 chromosome 11, iyOsmLign1, whole genome shotgun sequence DNA:
- the LOC143305204 gene encoding uncharacterized protein LOC143305204 isoform X1, whose protein sequence is MFWENVADSCEVCQCTRLFKNAFKIKNTPENTVKSRPRARRFLGMASRRILSPEPVSPSIDKENNSPCNAASPQKFAGAKKIRYPLEDCDPNSQDSGYGTSYPEKEEKPRQTFRFVEPLAVAPRRMSIECRSPMKSPVPCSPQRTRIARSSLFRSVSSGYESMDDGFNDLIDVETLDDATQLPNGISTLLCGDIVGSSTITDTGLTSLLDDASPFNVGSSNPTTPEFARTDCTKNFRRSLSLQNDRPEVRKRPSLSKVRSCLFRSPSGNSPTVNSPFEDNRSAMFRRRRFGGDYNVLSDYRRENTNNDYESPSSVKAFKRPDPPIDESPTLAKRSRRSSGCNFFDIVRNMDADEMVVSNSRPVILQRSVSMTAPSTVTVADIEMGMEMEITRNGETTDSEEHAHIKSAIHRSTTDTDLTGDFSKPCVLPLATGHHDDLKSISTNTLAALIRGEFNDRIGSFQIVDCRYPYEYDAGHIDGALNLYSKDLIERILLDPLTNTPKIQPDSNKRNILVFHCEFSWERGPNLSRFLRNLDRQRNKEHYPALHYPEVYLLHGGYEQFYREQKGLCSPQGYRPMRHPDHEADLRQFRNKSKSWQGERSRITGSVTRSNLKRLGF, encoded by the exons ATGTTTTGGGAAAATGTTGCGGATTCGTGCGAAGTGTGCCAGTGCACAAG GCTCTTCAAAAATgcgttcaaaattaaaaatacacccGAGAACACGGTGAAATCGAGACCAAGAGCACGTCGATTCCTCGGCATGGCTTCACGACGCATTCTCAGTCCGGAGCCAGTTTCGCCATCTATCGACAAAGAAAACAATAGTCCATGCAATGCCGCCAGCCCACAAAAG TTCGCCGGTGCAAAGAAGATTCGTTATCCATTGGAAGACTGTGATCCAAACAGTCAAGACAGTGGATACGGGACTAGTTATccggagaaggaagaaaagcCGCGGCAGACGTTTCGATTCGTTGAACCATTGGCTGTCGCTCCTCGGCGGATGTCGATCGAATGCCGCAGCCCGATGAAATCGCCTGTACCATGTTCGCCACAGCGGACGCGAATCGCGCGATCTTCTTTATTCCGAAGCGTCTCCTCCGGTTACGAGAGCATGGACGACGGTTTCAACGATTTAATCGACGTCGAGACTCTGGACGACGCGACCCAACTGCCGAACGGGATTTCGACTCTTCTTTGCGGTGATATCGTCGGTAGTAGTACGATCACTGACACCGGCTTGACGAGCCTGCTCGATGACGCTTCACCGTTCAATGTCGGCTCGAGCAATCCAACCACCCCAGAGTTTGCTCGTACCGATTGCACCAAGAATTTCCGAAGATCCTTGTCGTTGCAAAACGATAGGCCGGAAGTTCGCAAACGACCATCCCTTTCGAAAGTACGCTCCTGTTTGTTTCGATCACCGAGCGGTAACTCGCCCACCGTAAATTCGCCTTTCGAAGATAACCGGTCAGCGATGTTCCGTCGTCGACGATTCGGCGGCGATTACAACGTTCTCAGCGATTACCGTCGGGAAAATACGAACAATGATTACGAGTCTCCGTCGTCGGTGAAAGCTTTCAAACGACCGGATCCACCGATCGACGAGAGCCCGACGTTAGCGAAAAGATCTCGGAGATCGAGCGGTTGTAACTTTTTCGATATTGTAAGAAACATGGACGCCGACGAAATGGTCGTGTCCAATTCAAGGCCAGTAATTCTGCAGAGAAGCGTTTCCATGACGGCGCCTTCGACCGTGACGGTAGCGGACATAGAGATGGGGATGGAAATGGAGATAACGAGAAATGGAGAAACGACCGATTCGGAGGAGCACGCGCACATTAAATCGGCTATTCATCGCAGCACCACCGATACCGATCTTACCGGAGACTTTAGTAAACCATGCGTTCTACCTTTGGCTACCGGTCATCACGATGATTTGAAATCGATTTCGACCAACACGTTAGCCGCCTTGATACGCGGAGAATTCAACGATCGAATCGGTTCATTCCAAATCGTTGATTGCCGTTATCCTTACGAGTACGATGCCGGTCATATCGATGGTGCTCTTAATTTGTACAGTAAAGATCTGATCGAGCGGATCTTGTTGGATCCTTTGACGAACACGCCGAAAATTCAGCCGGATTCGAACAAGAGAAATATTCTGGTATTCCACTGCGAATTCTCGTGGGAACGTGGACCGAATCTCTCGCGGTTTCTACGAAACTTGGATCGACAAAGGAACAAGGAACATTACCCTGCGTTGCATTATCCGGAAGTTTACCTCTTGCACGGTGGATACGAACAATTTTACAGAGAACAGAAGGGATTGTGCTCGCCGCAGGGTTACAGACCGATGAGACATCCCGATCACGAGGCCGATCTTCGACAATTTCGCAATAAAAGCAAAAGCTGGCAAGGTGAAAGATCGAGAATCACCGGTTCCGTCACTCGGTCCAATCTCAAACGTTTAGGTTTCTGA
- the LOC143305204 gene encoding uncharacterized protein LOC143305204 isoform X2: MASRRILSPEPVSPSIDKENNSPCNAASPQKFAGAKKIRYPLEDCDPNSQDSGYGTSYPEKEEKPRQTFRFVEPLAVAPRRMSIECRSPMKSPVPCSPQRTRIARSSLFRSVSSGYESMDDGFNDLIDVETLDDATQLPNGISTLLCGDIVGSSTITDTGLTSLLDDASPFNVGSSNPTTPEFARTDCTKNFRRSLSLQNDRPEVRKRPSLSKVRSCLFRSPSGNSPTVNSPFEDNRSAMFRRRRFGGDYNVLSDYRRENTNNDYESPSSVKAFKRPDPPIDESPTLAKRSRRSSGCNFFDIVRNMDADEMVVSNSRPVILQRSVSMTAPSTVTVADIEMGMEMEITRNGETTDSEEHAHIKSAIHRSTTDTDLTGDFSKPCVLPLATGHHDDLKSISTNTLAALIRGEFNDRIGSFQIVDCRYPYEYDAGHIDGALNLYSKDLIERILLDPLTNTPKIQPDSNKRNILVFHCEFSWERGPNLSRFLRNLDRQRNKEHYPALHYPEVYLLHGGYEQFYREQKGLCSPQGYRPMRHPDHEADLRQFRNKSKSWQGERSRITGSVTRSNLKRLGF; this comes from the exons ATGGCTTCACGACGCATTCTCAGTCCGGAGCCAGTTTCGCCATCTATCGACAAAGAAAACAATAGTCCATGCAATGCCGCCAGCCCACAAAAG TTCGCCGGTGCAAAGAAGATTCGTTATCCATTGGAAGACTGTGATCCAAACAGTCAAGACAGTGGATACGGGACTAGTTATccggagaaggaagaaaagcCGCGGCAGACGTTTCGATTCGTTGAACCATTGGCTGTCGCTCCTCGGCGGATGTCGATCGAATGCCGCAGCCCGATGAAATCGCCTGTACCATGTTCGCCACAGCGGACGCGAATCGCGCGATCTTCTTTATTCCGAAGCGTCTCCTCCGGTTACGAGAGCATGGACGACGGTTTCAACGATTTAATCGACGTCGAGACTCTGGACGACGCGACCCAACTGCCGAACGGGATTTCGACTCTTCTTTGCGGTGATATCGTCGGTAGTAGTACGATCACTGACACCGGCTTGACGAGCCTGCTCGATGACGCTTCACCGTTCAATGTCGGCTCGAGCAATCCAACCACCCCAGAGTTTGCTCGTACCGATTGCACCAAGAATTTCCGAAGATCCTTGTCGTTGCAAAACGATAGGCCGGAAGTTCGCAAACGACCATCCCTTTCGAAAGTACGCTCCTGTTTGTTTCGATCACCGAGCGGTAACTCGCCCACCGTAAATTCGCCTTTCGAAGATAACCGGTCAGCGATGTTCCGTCGTCGACGATTCGGCGGCGATTACAACGTTCTCAGCGATTACCGTCGGGAAAATACGAACAATGATTACGAGTCTCCGTCGTCGGTGAAAGCTTTCAAACGACCGGATCCACCGATCGACGAGAGCCCGACGTTAGCGAAAAGATCTCGGAGATCGAGCGGTTGTAACTTTTTCGATATTGTAAGAAACATGGACGCCGACGAAATGGTCGTGTCCAATTCAAGGCCAGTAATTCTGCAGAGAAGCGTTTCCATGACGGCGCCTTCGACCGTGACGGTAGCGGACATAGAGATGGGGATGGAAATGGAGATAACGAGAAATGGAGAAACGACCGATTCGGAGGAGCACGCGCACATTAAATCGGCTATTCATCGCAGCACCACCGATACCGATCTTACCGGAGACTTTAGTAAACCATGCGTTCTACCTTTGGCTACCGGTCATCACGATGATTTGAAATCGATTTCGACCAACACGTTAGCCGCCTTGATACGCGGAGAATTCAACGATCGAATCGGTTCATTCCAAATCGTTGATTGCCGTTATCCTTACGAGTACGATGCCGGTCATATCGATGGTGCTCTTAATTTGTACAGTAAAGATCTGATCGAGCGGATCTTGTTGGATCCTTTGACGAACACGCCGAAAATTCAGCCGGATTCGAACAAGAGAAATATTCTGGTATTCCACTGCGAATTCTCGTGGGAACGTGGACCGAATCTCTCGCGGTTTCTACGAAACTTGGATCGACAAAGGAACAAGGAACATTACCCTGCGTTGCATTATCCGGAAGTTTACCTCTTGCACGGTGGATACGAACAATTTTACAGAGAACAGAAGGGATTGTGCTCGCCGCAGGGTTACAGACCGATGAGACATCCCGATCACGAGGCCGATCTTCGACAATTTCGCAATAAAAGCAAAAGCTGGCAAGGTGAAAGATCGAGAATCACCGGTTCCGTCACTCGGTCCAATCTCAAACGTTTAGGTTTCTGA
- the LOC117604094 gene encoding protein D2 isoform X2 — MSLLFLTKPTSIGRKPLVELGSRLLSSMAQALQTNGVVPDVVDKVPESVLSVTYSGNISVEIGKVLTPTKVKDPPTVTWNGDPNTFYTLCLTDPDAPSRKEPTFREWHHWLVGNIPGSDVSKGEVLSAYIGSGPPEGTGLHRYVFLLYKQPGKLTFDEPRLTNRSADKRGNFSIRKFAKKYKLGDPIAGNMYQAEFDDYVPILYKQLGA, encoded by the exons ATGTCACTGCTTTTCTTAACTAAAC CAACTTCGATTGGAAGGAAACCGTTGGTGGAACTTGGAAGTCGTCTGTTGTCAAGTATGGCTCAAGCATTGCAAACTAACGGCGTTGTGCCCGATGTTGTCGATAAGGTCCCGGAATCTGTATTGAGCGTCACTTATTCGGgtaacatttccgtcgaaattgGCAAGGTATTGACTCCGACCAAGGTGAAGGATCCACCTACCGTTACATGGAACGGAGATCCAAATACTTTTTACACCCTTTGCCTGACTG ATCCCGATGCACCAAGTCGAAAGGAGCCAACTTTCCGCGAATGGCATCATTGGCTGGTAGGAAACATTCCCGGCTCGGACGTGTCCAAAGGAGAAGTCCTGTCCGCGTACATCGGTTCGGGACCGCCAGAAGGCACCGGATTGCATCGTTACGTTTTCCTGTTGTACAAACAACCTGGAAAGTTGACGTTCGACGAGCCCCGTCTAACTAACCGGAGCGCTGACAAACGAGGAAATTTCTCCATAAGAAAGTTTGCCAAGAAATATAAGCTGGGTGATCCTATCGCCGGAAACATGTACCAGGCAGAATTCGACGACTACGTTCCGATTCTTTACAAACAACTGGGCGCTTAA
- the LOC117604094 gene encoding protein D2 isoform X1 yields MYPLLQKSRHTTTSIGRKPLVELGSRLLSSMAQALQTNGVVPDVVDKVPESVLSVTYSGNISVEIGKVLTPTKVKDPPTVTWNGDPNTFYTLCLTDPDAPSRKEPTFREWHHWLVGNIPGSDVSKGEVLSAYIGSGPPEGTGLHRYVFLLYKQPGKLTFDEPRLTNRSADKRGNFSIRKFAKKYKLGDPIAGNMYQAEFDDYVPILYKQLGA; encoded by the exons ATGTATCCTCTTCTTCAAAAGAGCCGGCATACGA CAACTTCGATTGGAAGGAAACCGTTGGTGGAACTTGGAAGTCGTCTGTTGTCAAGTATGGCTCAAGCATTGCAAACTAACGGCGTTGTGCCCGATGTTGTCGATAAGGTCCCGGAATCTGTATTGAGCGTCACTTATTCGGgtaacatttccgtcgaaattgGCAAGGTATTGACTCCGACCAAGGTGAAGGATCCACCTACCGTTACATGGAACGGAGATCCAAATACTTTTTACACCCTTTGCCTGACTG ATCCCGATGCACCAAGTCGAAAGGAGCCAACTTTCCGCGAATGGCATCATTGGCTGGTAGGAAACATTCCCGGCTCGGACGTGTCCAAAGGAGAAGTCCTGTCCGCGTACATCGGTTCGGGACCGCCAGAAGGCACCGGATTGCATCGTTACGTTTTCCTGTTGTACAAACAACCTGGAAAGTTGACGTTCGACGAGCCCCGTCTAACTAACCGGAGCGCTGACAAACGAGGAAATTTCTCCATAAGAAAGTTTGCCAAGAAATATAAGCTGGGTGATCCTATCGCCGGAAACATGTACCAGGCAGAATTCGACGACTACGTTCCGATTCTTTACAAACAACTGGGCGCTTAA
- the LOC117604094 gene encoding protein D2 isoform X3, with protein sequence MAQALQTNGVVPDVVDKVPESVLSVTYSGNISVEIGKVLTPTKVKDPPTVTWNGDPNTFYTLCLTDPDAPSRKEPTFREWHHWLVGNIPGSDVSKGEVLSAYIGSGPPEGTGLHRYVFLLYKQPGKLTFDEPRLTNRSADKRGNFSIRKFAKKYKLGDPIAGNMYQAEFDDYVPILYKQLGA encoded by the exons ATGGCTCAAGCATTGCAAACTAACGGCGTTGTGCCCGATGTTGTCGATAAGGTCCCGGAATCTGTATTGAGCGTCACTTATTCGGgtaacatttccgtcgaaattgGCAAGGTATTGACTCCGACCAAGGTGAAGGATCCACCTACCGTTACATGGAACGGAGATCCAAATACTTTTTACACCCTTTGCCTGACTG ATCCCGATGCACCAAGTCGAAAGGAGCCAACTTTCCGCGAATGGCATCATTGGCTGGTAGGAAACATTCCCGGCTCGGACGTGTCCAAAGGAGAAGTCCTGTCCGCGTACATCGGTTCGGGACCGCCAGAAGGCACCGGATTGCATCGTTACGTTTTCCTGTTGTACAAACAACCTGGAAAGTTGACGTTCGACGAGCCCCGTCTAACTAACCGGAGCGCTGACAAACGAGGAAATTTCTCCATAAGAAAGTTTGCCAAGAAATATAAGCTGGGTGATCCTATCGCCGGAAACATGTACCAGGCAGAATTCGACGACTACGTTCCGATTCTTTACAAACAACTGGGCGCTTAA
- the LOC117604100 gene encoding protein D1 produces MDSSLSIPSNGYVYHKVHANMRYSVLIGILSCCVCLATGAADTRTEFEKAKIVPDIIDASPTEKIEVKYGEKSVEFGNEFTPTETQKIPEIHYKHEGGVLYTLVMTDPDVPMRKGYNREFRHWLVGNIPEENIAKGEVLAEYVGPAPPKGSGKHRYVFLVYKQNQGSITFDERRLSNRDGPQRRRFSIKKFAEKYDLEGPIAGNYLMAEYDDNVPAYSKLLGF; encoded by the exons ATGGATTCGAGTTTGTCGATACCGAGCAACGGATACGTTTACCATAAAGTACACGCCAACATGAGGTACTCTGTGCTAATAG GAATTCTCAGCTGCTGCGTTTGCTTGGCCACAGGAGCTGCGGATACTCGAACGGAATTCGAAAAAGCAAAGATTGTGCCGGACATCATAGACGCGTCGCCTACTGAGAAGATCGAG GTAAAGTATGGAGAGAAATCGGTCGAGTTTGGTAACGAGTTTACACCGACGGAGACGCAAAAGATTCCTGAGATCCATTACAAACACGAAGGGGGTGTGCTTTACACGCTGGTGATGACAG ATCCTGACGTGCCGATGAGAAAGGGATACAATCGTGAATTCCGGCACTGGCTGGTTGGAAACATCCCGGAGGAGAACATCGCGAAAGGAGAGGTACTGGCAGAGTACGTTGGACCGGCGCCACCTAAAGGTAGCGGAAAACACCGGTACGTGTTTTTGGTTTACAAGCAAAATCAAGGATCAATCACCTTCGACGAGAGAAGATTGAGCAACAG AGACGGTCCACAGCGAAGaagattttccattaaaaagtTTGCGGAGAAGTACGATCTGGAGGGTCCGATAGCTGGAAACTATCTGATGGCCGAATACGACGATAACGTGCCGGCGTACTCGAAGCTTTTGGGATTTTAA
- the Mgat2 gene encoding alpha-1,6-mannosyl-glycoprotein 2-beta-N-acetylglucosaminyltransferase isoform X1, whose product MRGSSFLGTIRSVRGTFLRMLVFVFLATFLWLQLHVISLTGRDSAGQASSNETLFALVPQELHRFLKERRNGSSTLANASAETLSELEIAEIRRNIEKANAEQRVYNEESFGPLANDAPVIVIQVHTRLTYLRHLIVSLAQAKGIEQTLLVFSHDVWHPDINYLVQSVDFCRVMQIFYPHSIQTHPRSFPGEDPNDCPRNIRKEQALSLGCINAKHPDLYGHYREAKFTQTKHHWWWKANRVFDQLTVTRNHTGMVLFLEEDHYVAEDFLHVLRLMERTCKHSCERCNVLSLGTYLKTYNYFADFSRKFLGVNSALQKEFLRGLKRREASTGQQSTKTEDNGGIKAFPSNGVPTGGSNNGNTSVTGNGALLLTVVNRNAHTGQSAPAWAFQLLPDLYNHYQKAEVIPWISSKHNMGMAFNRVTWNKLRKCAAQFCSYDDYNWDWSLQHIAQTCLPASKGAGIVPRTESGLVTMMMRAPRVFHIGECGVHHKKTNCESTAVIAKVQNVLKAARDHLFPTQLTLTVAGTAKKTKLRKGNGGWGDVRDHRLCWNITVYPDLMLP is encoded by the exons ATGAGAG GATCGTCGTTTTTGGGAACGATCAGATCTGTGCGTGGAACTTTCCTGAGGATGCTCGTTTTCGTCTTCCTGGCAACGTTCCTTTGGCTTCAGCTTCACGTTATCAGCCTGACCGGTCGAGATTCCGCGGGCCAAGCCTCCTCCAACGAGACGTTGTTCGCTCTCGTGCCCCAAGAACTGCACAG GTTTCTAAAAGAACGTCGAAACGGCTCGTCGACGTTGGCGAACGCGAGCGCGGAAACGCTGAGCGAGCTCGAGATAGCGGAGATTCGTCGGAACATAGAGAAAGCGAACGCCGAGCAAAGGGTGTACAACGAGGAGTCGTTCGGCCCGTTGGCGAACGACGCTCCCGTGATAGTGATCCAGGTGCACACGAGACTCACCTACCTCAGACACCTGATCGTCTCGTTGGCTCAAGCCAAGGGCATCGAGCAGACCCTGCTCGTCTTCAGCCACGACGTCTGGCATCCGGACATCAACTATCTCGTGCAGAGCGTCGACTTTTGCCGTGTCATGCAAATCTTTTATCCTCACAGCATACAAACTCATCCTCGAAGCTTCCCCGGCGAGGATCCGAACGATTGTCCCCGAAACATACGCAAAGAACA GGCGTTGAGTCTCGGCTGCATCAATGCCAAACACCCGGACCTCTACGGTCACTACAGAGAGGCCAAGTTCACGCAGACCAAGCATCACTGGTGGTGGAAGGCGAACCGTGTGTTCGATCAACTGACCGTCACTCGAAATCACACCGGCATGGTGCTTTTCCTCGAGGAGGATCATTACGTCGCTGAAGACTTTCTACACGTTTTGAGACTGATGGAACGCACCTGTAAGCACAGCTGCGAGAGATGCAACGTCCTATCATTGGGCACCTATCTCAAGACTTACAATTACTTTGCCGACTTTAGTCGAAAG TTCCTTGGCGTCAACAGCGCTCTGCAAAAGGAGTTCCTGCGTGGATTAAAGAGGCGGGAAGCGTCGACGGGACAGCAGTCGACGAAAACCGAGGACAACGGCGGTATCAAGGCATTTCCTAGCAACGGCGTCCCCACCGGCGGCAGCAACAACGGCAACACGAGCGTGACCGGAAACGGTGCTCTTCTCTTAACCGTCGTCAATCGGAACGCGCACACGGGACAATCTGCTCCCGCATGGGCTTTCCAGCTCCTACCCGATCTCTACAATCATTATCAAAAG GCCGAGGTGATCCCCTGGATCTCGAGCAAACACAACATGGGAATGGCGTTTAATCGAGTCACGTGGAACAAACTGAGAAAATGCGCGGCCCAATTTTGCTCCTACGACGATTACAATTGGGACTGGAGTCTTCAACACATCGCGCAAACCTGTCTGCCCGCGAGCAAAGGAGCCGGGATCGTGCCCCGCACCGAGTCCGGTTTGGTCACGATGATGATGAGAGCGCCAAGGGTTTTTCACATAGGCGAATG CGGAGTCCATCACAAGAAGACCAACTGCGAATCGACCGCCGTCATAGCAAAGGTTCAGAACGTTCTAAAAGCTGCCCGAGATCATCTGTTTCCTACTCAACTGACGCTTACCGTGGCTGGTACCGCGAAAAAGACGAAGCTCCGAAAGGGCAACGGTGGATGGGGCGACGTACGAGATCATCGACTTTGTTGGAACATCACCGTTTACCCGGATCTCATGCTACCTTGA
- the Mgat2 gene encoding alpha-1,6-mannosyl-glycoprotein 2-beta-N-acetylglucosaminyltransferase isoform X2, with translation MRGSSFLGTIRSVRGTFLRMLVFVFLATFLWLQLHVISLTGRDSAGQASSNETLFALVPQELHRFLKERRNGSSTLANASAETLSELEIAEIRRNIEKANAEQRVYNEESFGPLANDAPVIVIQVHTRLTYLRHLIVSLAQAKGIEQTLLVFSHDVWHPDINYLVQSVDFCRVMQIFYPHSIQTHPRSFPGEDPNDCPRNIRKEQALSLGCINAKHPDLYGHYREAKFTQTKHHWWWKANRVFDQLTVTRNHTGMVLFLEEDHYVAEDFLHVLRLMERTCKHSCERCNVLSLGTYLKTYNYFADFSRKAEVIPWISSKHNMGMAFNRVTWNKLRKCAAQFCSYDDYNWDWSLQHIAQTCLPASKGAGIVPRTESGLVTMMMRAPRVFHIGECGVHHKKTNCESTAVIAKVQNVLKAARDHLFPTQLTLTVAGTAKKTKLRKGNGGWGDVRDHRLCWNITVYPDLMLP, from the exons ATGAGAG GATCGTCGTTTTTGGGAACGATCAGATCTGTGCGTGGAACTTTCCTGAGGATGCTCGTTTTCGTCTTCCTGGCAACGTTCCTTTGGCTTCAGCTTCACGTTATCAGCCTGACCGGTCGAGATTCCGCGGGCCAAGCCTCCTCCAACGAGACGTTGTTCGCTCTCGTGCCCCAAGAACTGCACAG GTTTCTAAAAGAACGTCGAAACGGCTCGTCGACGTTGGCGAACGCGAGCGCGGAAACGCTGAGCGAGCTCGAGATAGCGGAGATTCGTCGGAACATAGAGAAAGCGAACGCCGAGCAAAGGGTGTACAACGAGGAGTCGTTCGGCCCGTTGGCGAACGACGCTCCCGTGATAGTGATCCAGGTGCACACGAGACTCACCTACCTCAGACACCTGATCGTCTCGTTGGCTCAAGCCAAGGGCATCGAGCAGACCCTGCTCGTCTTCAGCCACGACGTCTGGCATCCGGACATCAACTATCTCGTGCAGAGCGTCGACTTTTGCCGTGTCATGCAAATCTTTTATCCTCACAGCATACAAACTCATCCTCGAAGCTTCCCCGGCGAGGATCCGAACGATTGTCCCCGAAACATACGCAAAGAACA GGCGTTGAGTCTCGGCTGCATCAATGCCAAACACCCGGACCTCTACGGTCACTACAGAGAGGCCAAGTTCACGCAGACCAAGCATCACTGGTGGTGGAAGGCGAACCGTGTGTTCGATCAACTGACCGTCACTCGAAATCACACCGGCATGGTGCTTTTCCTCGAGGAGGATCATTACGTCGCTGAAGACTTTCTACACGTTTTGAGACTGATGGAACGCACCTGTAAGCACAGCTGCGAGAGATGCAACGTCCTATCATTGGGCACCTATCTCAAGACTTACAATTACTTTGCCGACTTTAGTCGAAAG GCCGAGGTGATCCCCTGGATCTCGAGCAAACACAACATGGGAATGGCGTTTAATCGAGTCACGTGGAACAAACTGAGAAAATGCGCGGCCCAATTTTGCTCCTACGACGATTACAATTGGGACTGGAGTCTTCAACACATCGCGCAAACCTGTCTGCCCGCGAGCAAAGGAGCCGGGATCGTGCCCCGCACCGAGTCCGGTTTGGTCACGATGATGATGAGAGCGCCAAGGGTTTTTCACATAGGCGAATG CGGAGTCCATCACAAGAAGACCAACTGCGAATCGACCGCCGTCATAGCAAAGGTTCAGAACGTTCTAAAAGCTGCCCGAGATCATCTGTTTCCTACTCAACTGACGCTTACCGTGGCTGGTACCGCGAAAAAGACGAAGCTCCGAAAGGGCAACGGTGGATGGGGCGACGTACGAGATCATCGACTTTGTTGGAACATCACCGTTTACCCGGATCTCATGCTACCTTGA